The Acidobacteriota bacterium genome segment CAATGTAGAGGGCGTCGTAGCTGGTCAGACCGTGCGCGCGGCAAAGCGGCAGGATTTCACCGAAAGCACGCTCCGCGGCGTGCTGATCTACCTCGATCGCTAGCGCGGAAAGCCGCAAGCGAAACTCTTCTGTTTTCGCGACCGTGATCCGGCCCCTCCGCTCGGCCAGAGCCAGCACGTTGATCAACTCGGTGTACCACCAGCCCGGTACGACTGCAGTTGCCGTGCTGAGCCGGCGAAACAGAGCGTCGGTCGCGGGCGTCGCCTCATCGTCGAAGACCCAGCTCAGGCCCACGGATGCGTCCACCACGAATTTGTCTCGTACCCTGCCTTTCACTTCCGGCCTTCGGCGATCAGGTCGCGAACCTTCAGCCCTCCCAGAGTGCAGCCGCGCCGCGACTCGATCATGGCCTCAATAACTTGAGCCCGCTCGCCTTGGCTCGACTGCTTCTGCAAGGGCACCATCCGAGCCACCGGCGTCCCGTGCCGCGTCAACGTAATTTCGGCTCCCCTCTCGACCCGCTCCAGGATTTCCGAAAACCGGGTTTTCGCCTCGTAGGCGCCTATAAAGTCGCGATTCCGCATCGGGGCTTCTCTGCTTAGACCAGTCGTAGACTAGATTACCACGCTTCGGTCGTCGCCTGTTCTAGCGACCAGACTTTCAATCAAACGTGATGGTAAGCGTAACGGTTGCAGTCTGGCCGCCCGACCCGGCGCTGGCGTTGGCGCTGGCCGTAACCTTAACCGTTGCGCTCTGCGTCGTGGTCCCGGTCGTGTTGTTGCCGGAGCCGTTGCCCGCCGCCATTCCGCCGCAACCCGCCAGCAATAGACAGATCCCAGCCAGCCCCCACGCCAGCCGCACGCGCCTTCGCCGCAGACTCATTGCCACCCCGGCCACCACCAGCGCACCCAGCAGCCAGAACCACCGGTCGCGGCCGCCCGCTGGCAGCCACGGCGCACCGCCTGCCGCCGCCGCCGTCACCGTCAGCGCCATCTCCCGCTGCGTGTCGCTGCCATCGAGCGTAAGGCTGGGGGGTGTAAACGCGCAGCTCGCATAACTGGGCAGTCCGCTGCACGCAAACGACACCGTTCCCTGGAAATTACCAAATGGCGTCGCCGTAATCACGATCTGTCCGGATGAACCCCGCTGCACGTCGATATGGTCCGGCGTTGCCGCCAGCATGTAGCCCGATTGCACGACGTTCACCGCAACCGCAGCCGAACTGCCGCCGGAAAAGTTTCCATCGCCGCCGTATTGTACCGTGAGGTCGTGCGTGCCCAGGCCCGCAAGCTTCGCCGTGAAGCTTGCCTTGCCGCCTGTCAGCGTTGCCGTTCCCAG includes the following:
- a CDS encoding PIN domain-containing protein gives rise to the protein MKGRVRDKFVVDASVGLSWVFDDEATPATDALFRRLSTATAVVPGWWYTELINVLALAERRGRITVAKTEEFRLRLSALAIEVDQHAAERAFGEILPLCRAHGLTSYDALYIELALRRGLPLATLDAEMSRVGRRLGLHLLL
- a CDS encoding type II toxin-antitoxin system prevent-host-death family antitoxin; translation: MRNRDFIGAYEAKTRFSEILERVERGAEITLTRHGTPVARMVPLQKQSSQGERAQVIEAMIESRRGCTLGGLKVRDLIAEGRK
- a CDS encoding Ig-like domain repeat protein; this encodes VLTTPPTCASTASSSSPAGSTAPTACSGAAAPGYTIVYAPGVVTVTPAPLTITASSPSMTYGGVVPAVAPVYSGFVNGDTAAALTTEPTCLADATSATPAGTAATLCAGGAAANYSLAYAPGTLTISKAASTVALASSASSMGAGYGFTLTATVAPATSGTPSGTVSFFDGTTALGTATLTGGKASFTAKLAGLGTHDLTVQYGGDGNFSGGSSAAVAVNVVQSGYMLAATPDHIDVQRGSSGQIVITATPFGNFQGTVSFACSGLPSYASCAFTPPSLTLDGSDTQREMALTVTAAAAGGAPWLPAGGRDRWFWLLGALVVAGVAMSLRRRRVRLAWGLAGICLLLAGCGGMAAGNGSGNNTTGTTTQSATVKVTASANASAGSGGQTATVTLTITFD